A genomic region of Cannabis sativa cultivar Pink pepper isolate KNU-18-1 chromosome 1, ASM2916894v1, whole genome shotgun sequence contains the following coding sequences:
- the LOC115706143 gene encoding serine/threonine-protein kinase D6PKL1 — MDLTVDDLADDLDSLSFNSTTTATTAVETKRSTSSGSETTTRTTSSSFLSSSIKPHAPSSDPRWEAIQRMRRKSGDVVGVVGGGEDLGLGGLRFVHRLGSGDIGSVYLVELKGGNGSMFAAKVMDKKELASRNKESRARVEREILEMLDHPFLPTLYATLDSVRWSCLLTEFCPGGDLHVLRQRQPEKRFSEAAVRFYASEVVVALEYLHIMGIIYRDLKPENVLVRTDGHIMLTDFDLSLKNDNSTSTAQLISDHHRDTPPVTAHSSGDYVIDPPPFATSSCILPNCIVPAVSCFRPKRKRKKKLGHGGPPEIVAEPMDVRSMSFVGTHEYLAPEIVSGEGHGSAVDWWTLGIFIFELFYGVTPFKGFDHELTLANIVARALEFPKEPSIPGPAKDLITQLLVKDPTRRMGSTMGATAIKHHPFFHGVNWALLRCTSPPYVPRPVKYSDFVPVDETTDKDNSVEYY; from the exons ATGGACCTGACCGTCGACGATCTCGCCGACGACTTGGACAGTCTAAGCTTCAACTCAACGACGACCGCCACCACCGCCGTCGAGACGAAGCGGAGCACGAGTTCCGGTTCCGAAACGACTACTCGGACGACGTCTTCGAGCTTCTTATCTTCTTCAATTAAGCCGCACGCGCCTTCATCCGATCCTCGTTGGGAGGCGATCCAGCGCATGAGGAGAAAATCCGGCGACGTAGTCGGCGTTGTCGGCGGTGGCGAAGATCTCGGACTAGGCGGTCTCCGATTCGTGCACAGGCTGGGGAGCGGCGACATCGGGAGCGTGTACCTGGTGGAGCTTAAAGGCGGGAACGGGTCCATGTTTGCAGCCAAGGTGATGGACAAGAAAGAGCTCGCGAGCCGAAACAAAGAGAGCCGCGCGAGGGTGGAAAGGGAAATACTGGAAATGTTGGATCATCCTTTTCTCCCGACGCTTTACGCTACGCTCGACTCCGTCCGGTGGTCTTGCCTTCTCACGGAGTTTTGCCCCGGCGGCGACCTCCACGTCCTCCGCCAGCGTCAACCGGAGAAACGCTTCAGCGAAGCCGCTGTCCG GTTTTACGCTTCGGAAGTAGTGGTTGCACTGGAATATCTCCACATCATGGGAATAATCTACCGAGATCTCAAGCCCGAAAACGTGCTAGTACGAACAGACGGTCACATCATGCTCACGGATTTCGATCTCTCCTTAAAAAACGATAACTCCACCTCAACAGCCCAGCTCATCTCCGACCACCACCGCGACACTCCTCCGGTCACCGCCCACTCGTCCGGCGATTACGTCATTGACCCACCACCTTTCGCCACGTCATCGTGCATTCTCCCAAACTGCATCGTCCCCGCCGTTTCGTGCTTCCGGCCGAAGCGCAAGCGAAAAAAGAAGCTCGGTCACGGCGGACCGCCGGAGATCGTGGCGGAGCCGATGGACGTTCGGTCGATGTCGTTCGTCGGGACCCACGAGTACCTTGCGCCGGAGATAGTATCCGGCGAAGGTCACGGCAGCGCCGTCGATTGGTGGACACTTGGGATCTTCATATTTGAGCTGTTTTATGGGGTGACGCCTTTTAAGGGTTTCGACCATGAGTTAACCTTGGCTAACATCGTGGCTCGAGCCTTGGAGTTCCCCAAGGAGCCGAGTATACCTGGCCCAGCTAAGGACTTGATTACGCAGCTGTTGGTTAAGGACCCTACGAGGAGGATGGGTTCCACCATGGGGGCCACGGCTATTAAGCACCACCCCTTCTTTCATGGGGTCAATTGGGCTTTGTTGAGATGTACGTCACCTCCTTACGTCCCTCGACCGGTTAAGTACTCTGATTTTGTCCCTGTCGACGAAACCACAGATAAAGATAATTCTGTAGAGTATTACTAG
- the LOC115706142 gene encoding neutral/alkaline invertase 3, chloroplastic: MGSTEAVLQVFSGTVPCHFFTDSCLSKFDPITSSKHHINWIKKRVSRNMQSLACSTMLHSGLRTYPFHGIGSGSYGNMTMLRRSWLQSCKCQQSESVSGLSAEDINGGWFVDSAKKLDTINGAVNGPNVLEFQDIQQLKQEEEALKSNGANGTVRDGLHKTSVDSIEDEAWDLLRDSVVNYCSSPIGTIAANDPTSSNVLNYDQVFIRDFIPSGIAFLLKGEYDIVRNFILHTLQLQSWEKTMDCHSPGQGLMPASFKVRTVPLEGDESATEEVLDPDFGEAAIGRVAPVDSGLWWIILLRAYGKCSGDLSVQERIDVQTGIKMILKLCLADGFDMFPTLLVTDGSCMIDRRMGIHGHPLEIQALFYSALLCAREMLAPDDGSADLIRALNNRLIALSFHIREYYWVDLKKLNEIYRYKTEEYSYDAVNKFNIYPDQISPWLVEWMPNKGGYLIGNLQPAHMDFRFFSLGNLWSIVCSLSTVEQSHAILDLIEAKWADLIADMPLKICYPALEGMEWQIITGSDPKNTPWSYHNGGSWPTLLWQLTVACIKMNRPDIAAKAVEIAEKRLSRDKWPEYYDTKRARFVGKQAHLYQTWSIAGYLVSKILLADPSKAKMLITEEDSELVNAFSCILTSNPKRNRSRKNSKQTYII; this comes from the exons ATGGGTTCTACTGAAGCAGTGTTGCAAGTTTTTTCTGGAACAGTACCTTGTCATTTTTTTACTGACTCGTGTTTAAGCAAATTTGATCCCATTACTTCTTCTAAACACCACATAAACTGGATAAAGAAAAGAGTGTCAAGGAATATGCAGTCACTGGCTTGTTCAACTATGCTTCATAGCGGGCTTCGAACTTATCCCTTTCATGGGATAGGGAGTGGTTCATATGGAAATATGACAATGCTTCGTCGCTCTTGGCTTCAGAGTTGCAAGTGTCAACAGTCAGAAAGTGTTAGCGGGCTAAGTGCCGAAGATATAAATGGAGGGTGGTTTGTAGATAGTGCAAAGAAATTGGATACAATCAATGGTGCGGTGAATGGACCGAATGTGTTGGAGTTTCAGGATATTCAACAACTGAAACAGGAAGAGGAGGCTTTGAAGTCTAATGGTGCTAATGGGACAGTTAGAGATGGCTTACATAAGACCTCTGTTGATTCCATTGAGGATGAAGCATGGGATTTGCTACGAGATTCTGTGGTTAATTATTGTAGCAGTCCTATTGGAACCATTGCTGCCAATGATCCGACCAGCTCCAATGTGTTGAATTATGATCAGGTCTTCATTCGTGACTTCATACCTTCTGGGATAGCTTTCTTATTGAAGGGGGAGTATGATATTGTTCGAAACTTTATCCTGCATACACTTCAATTGCAG AGCTGGGAGAAAACAATGGATTGTCACAGTCCTGGTCAAGGTTTGATGCCTGCTAGTTTTAAGGTTCGCACAGTGCCGCTGGAAGGTGATGAATCAGCAACAGAAGAGGTACTTGATCCAGACTTTGGGGAGGCAGCAATTGGCCGTGTAGCACCAGTTGATTCTG GATTATGGTGGATTATATTGCTGCGTGCATATGGAAAATGTTCTGGTGATCTTTCGGTTCAGGAGAGAATTGATGTTCAGACGGGAATTAAGATGATATTAAAGCTATGTCTTGCTGATGGTTTTGATATGTTCCCTACATTATTGGTGACAGATGGTTCTTGCATGATAGATCGGCGTATGGGTATACATGGACATCCCTTGGAAATCCAG GCACTTTTCTATTCAGCGTTACTGTGTGCACGTGAGATGCTTGCTCCAGATGATGGATCAGCTGATCTTATCCGAGCACTAAATAATCGTTTGATAGCTTTGTCATTTCACATCAGAGAGTATTACTGGGTTGACTTgaaaaaattgaatgaaatataCCGTTATAAAACTGAAGAATACTCTTATGACGCAGTCAATAAGTTCAACATTTACCCAGATCAGATTTCTCCTTGGTTGGTAGAGTGGATGCCCAACAAAGGTGGTTACTTAATTGGAAACTTGCAACCAGCTCATATGGATTTCCGATTCTTTTCTTTAGGAAACTTGTGGTCCATAGTATGCAGTCTTTCTACAGTGGAGCAGTCCCATGCCATTTTGGATCTTATAGAAGCTAAATGGGCAGATTTGATAGCTGACATGCCTTTGAAGATTTGTTACCCTGCTTTAGAAGGTATGGAGTGGCAGATCATAACAGGCAGTGATCCTAAGAACAC GCCTTGGTCCTACCACAATGGAGGTTCTTGGCCAACACTCCTATGGCAG CTTACAGTCGCATGCATAAAGATGAATAGACCTGACATTGCTGCAAAAGCTGTTGAAATTGCTGAGAAACGGTTGTCACGAGACAAGTGGCCGGAATATTATGACACCAAGAGAGCAAGGTTCGTTGGTAAACAAGCACATCTGTATCAAACTTGGTCAATTGCTGGATACCTTGTTTCGAAAATCTTGCTTGCTGATCCTAGTAAAGCTAAGATGTTGATAACTGAAGAGGATTCTGAACTTGTTAATGCTTTCTCTTGCATTCTTACTTCAAATCCAAAAAGAAACCGTAGTCGAAAGAATTCAAAGCAGACCTACATAATTTGA
- the LOC115706693 gene encoding uncharacterized protein LOC115706693: protein MDRDVLRQQLSEFMTSMELEGYVDFHFNISYSVKRMDGPFSFIELLNNFRSDSQATLRAMTQTLEQQDLNFDDLEQHCLKLKGSTACIGIHRMALACGDMMNAIARGSKEECILILHHMKQLFQVLQDKFDIICQLERRINEPMPNA, encoded by the exons ATGGATAGGGATGTTCTCAGGCAGCAGCTCTCTGAATTTATGACTTCCATGGAGCTAGAg GGCTATGTGGATTTTCATTTCAACATTTCCTACTCAGTGAAGAGAATGGATGGTCCATTCTCTTTTATAGAGCTCCTGAACAATTTTCGCAGTGACTCTCAAGCTACCTTAAGAGCTATGACACAAACACT GGAGCAACAAGATCTGAATTTTGATGATTTGGAACAGCATTGTCTCAAGCTCAAAGGGAGTACTGCATG CATTGGTATACATCGTATGGCACTTGCTTGTGGCGATATGATGAATGCTATTGCTCGTGGATCCAAAGAAGA GTGCATTTTGATATTACATCACATGAAGCAACTGTTTCAAGTTCTGCAAGACAAGTTTGATATCATTTGTCAG CTTGAGAGGAGAATCAACGAGCCAATGCCAAATGCATGA